A single Pan troglodytes isolate AG18354 chromosome 19, NHGRI_mPanTro3-v2.0_pri, whole genome shotgun sequence DNA region contains:
- the TMEM94 gene encoding transmembrane protein 94 isoform X40: protein MALSRPVTALDNERFTVQSVMLHYAVPVVLAGFLITNALRFIFSAPGVTSWQYTLLQLQVNGVLPILPLLFPVLWVLATACGEARVLAQMSKASPSSLLAKFSEDTLSSYTEAVSSQEMLRCIWGHFLRVLGGTSPTLSHSSSLLHSLGSVTVLCCVDKQGILSWPNPSPETVLFFSGKVEPPHSSHEDLTDGLSTRSFCHPEPHERDALLAGSLNNTLHLSNEQERGDWPGEAPKPPEPYSHHKAHGRSKHPSGSNVSFSRDTEGGEEEPSKTQPGMESDPYEAEDFVCDYHLEMLSLSQDQQNPSCIQFDDSNWQLHLTSLKPLGLNVLLNLCDASVTERLCRFSDHLCNIALQESHSAVLPVHVPWGLCELARLIGFTPGAKELFKQENHLALYRLPSAETMKETSLGRLSCVTKRRPPLSHMISLFIKDTTTSTEQMLSHGTADVVLEACTDFWDGADIYPLSGSDRKKVLDFYQRACLSGYCSAFAYKPMNCALSSQLNGKCIELVQVPGQSSIFTMCELPSTIPIKQNARRSSWSSDEGIGEVLEKEDCMQALSGQIFMGMVSSQYQARLDIVRLIDGLVNACIRFVYFSLEDELKSKVFAEKMGLETGWNCHISLTPNGDMPGSEIPPSSPSHAGSLHDDLNQVSRDDAEGLLLMEEEGHSDLISFQPTDSDIPSFLEDSNRAKLPRGIHQVRPHLQNIDNVPLLVPLFTDCTPETMCEMIKIMQEYGEVTCCLGSSANLRNSCLFLQSDISIALDPLYPSRCSWETFGYATSTSMAQASDGLSPLQLSGQLNSLPCSLTFRQEETISIIRLIEQARHATYGIRKCFLFLLQCQLTLVVIQFLSCLVQLPPLLSTTDILWLSCFCYPLLSISLLGKPPHSSIMSMATGKNLQSIPKKTQHYFLLCFLLKFSLTISSCLICFGFTLQSFCDSSRDRNLTNCSSVMLPSNDDRAPAWFEDFANGLLSAQKLTAALIVLHTGERAPWEGVDDGGRGAPLWKSDPHIAPLSPVFISITHVHRTKPLWRKSPLTNLWWAVTVPVVLLGQVVQTAVDLQLWTHRDSHVHFGLEDVPLLTWLLGCLSLVLVVVTNEIVKLHEIRVRVRYQKRQKLQFETKLGMNSPF, encoded by the exons ATGGCCCTGTCCCGACCAGTCACTGCCCTGGACAATGAGCGGTTCACAGTGCAGTCGGTGATGCTACACTATGCTGTGCCCGTGGTCCTG GCCGGCTTCCTCATCACCAATGCCCTGCGCTTCATCTTCAGTGCCCCGGGGGTCACTTCCTGGCAGTACACCCTCCTCCAGCTCCAG GTGAATGGCGTCCTGCCCATCCTCCCCCTGCTCTTTCCAGTCCTCTGGGTTCTGGCAACTGCCTGTGGAGAGGCCCGTGTCCTGGCCCAGATGAGcaaggcctcacccagctccctg CTGGCTAAGTTCTCAGAGGATACTCTCAGCAGCTATACGGAGGCTGTCTCCTCTCAG GAAATGCTGCGCTGCATTTGGGGCCACTTCCTGAGGGTGCTCGGGGGGACATCGCCAACGCTGAGCCACAGTTCCAGCCTGCTGCACAGCCTGGGCTCTGTCACG GTCCTGTGCTGTGTGGACAAACAGGGGATCCTGTCATGGCCAAATCCCAGCCCAGAGACTGTACTGTTCTTCAGCGGGAAGGTGGAGCCCCCTCACAGCAGCCACGAGGACCTCACCGATGGCCTATCCACCCGCTCCTTCTGCCATCCCGAG CCCCATGAACGAGACGCCCTCCTGGCTGGCTCCCTGAACAACACCCTGCACCTTTCCAATGAGCAGGAGCGTGGCGACTGGCCTGGCGAGGCTCCCAAGCCCCCCGAGCCCTATTCACACCACAAAGCGCATGGCCGCAGCAAACACCCATCTGGCTCCAACGTGAGCTTCAGCAGGGACACCGAGGGTGGTGAAGAAGAGCCCAGCAAG ACCCAGCCTGGGATGGAGAGCGACCCCTACGAAGCAGAGGACTTTGTGTGTGACTACCACCTGGAGATGCTGAGCCTGTCCCAGGACCAGCAGAACCCCTCCTGCATCCAGTTTGATGACTCCAACTGGCAGCTGCACCTCACCTCCCTCAAACCCCTGGGCCTCAATGTGCTGCTGAACCTGTGTGATGCCAGCGTCACCGAGCGCCTGTGCCGATTCTCCGACCACCTGTGCAACATCGCCCTGCAAGAGAGCCACAGCGCCGTGCTGCCCGTCCATGTGCCCTGGGGCCTCTGCGAGCTTGCCCGCCTCATTG GCTTCACTCCTGGGGCCAAGGAGCTTTTCAAGCAGGAGAACCATCTGGCGCTGTACCGCCTCCCCAGTGCCGAGACAATGAAGGAGACATCGCTGGGGCGGCTCTCCTGTGTCACCAAGCGGCGGCCTCCCCTCAGCCACATGATCAGCCTCTTCATTAAAGACACCACCACCA GCACAGAGCAGATGCTGTCCCATGGCACCGCTGATGTGGTCTTAGAGGCCTGCACAGACTTCTGGGACGGAGCTGACATCTACCCTCTCTCGGGATCTGACAG AAAGAAAGTGCTCGACTTCTACCAGCGAGCCTGCCTGTCTGGGTATTGCTCTGCCTTCGCCTACAAGCCCATGAACTGCGCCCTGTCCTCTCAGCTCAACGGCAAGTGCATCGAGCTGGTACAGGTGCCCGGCCAAAGCAGCATCTTCACCATGTGCGAGCTGCCCAGCACCATCCCCATCAAGCAGAACGCCCGCCGCAGCAGCTGGAGCTCTGACG AAGGGATCGGGGAGGTGCTGGAGAAGGAAGACTGCATGCAGGCCCTGAGCGGCCAGATCTTCATGGGCATGGTGTCCTCCCAGTACCAGGCCCGGCTGGACATCGTGCGCCTCATTGATGGGCTTGTCAACGCCTGCATCCGCTTTGTCTACTTCTCTTTGGAGGATGAGCTCAAAAGCAAG GTGTTTGCAGAAAAAATGGGCCTGGAGACAGGCTGGAACTGCCACATCTCCCTCACACCCAATGGTGACATGCCTGGCTCCGAGATCcccccctccagccccagccacgCAGGCTCCCTGCATGATGACCTGAATCAGG TGTCCCGAGATGATGCAGAAGGGCTCCTCCTCATGGAGGAGGAGGGCCACTCGGACCTCATCAGCTTCCAGCCTACGGACAGCGACATCCCCAGCTTCCTGGAGGACTCCAACCGG GCCAAGCTGCCCCGGGGTATCCACCAAGTGCGGCCCCACCTGCAGAACATTGACAACGTGCCCCTGCTAGTGCCCCTTTTCACCGACTGCACCCCAGAGA CCATGTGTGAGATGATAAAGATCATGCAAGAGTACGGGGAGGTGACCTGCTGCCTGGGCAGCTCTGCCAACCTGCGGAACAGCTGCCTCTTCCTCCAGAGCGACATCAG CATTGCCCTGGATCCCCTGTACCCATCCCGTTGCTCCTGGGAGACCTTTGGCTACGCCACCAGCACCAGCATGGCCCAGGCCTCGGATGGCCTTTCTCCCCTGCAGCTGTCAGGGCAGCTCAACAGCCTGCCCTGTTCCCTGACCTTTCGCCAGGAGGAGACCATCAGCATCATCCGGCTTATCGAACAG GCTCGGCATGCCACCTATGGCATCCGTAAGTGCTTCCTCTTCCTGCTGCAGTGCCAGCTGACTCTTGTGGTCATCCAG TTCCTTTCTTGCCTGGTCCAGCTGCCGCCACTCCTGAGTACCACCGACATCCTGTGGCTGTCCTGCTTTTGCTACCCTCTGCTCAG CATCTCTCTGCTGGGGAAGCCCCCCCATAGCTCCATCATGTCTATGGCAACGGGGAAAAACCTCCAGTCCATTCCCAAGAAG ACCCAGCACTACTTCCTGCTCTGCTTCCTGCTCAAGTTCAGCCTCACCATCAGCTCCTGCCTCATCTGCTTTGGCTTCACACTGCAGAGCTTCTGTGACAGCTCCCGGGACCGCAACCTCACCAACTGCTCCTCCGTCATGCTGCCCAG CAACGACGACAGGGCTCCAGCCTGGTTTGAGGACTTTGCCAATGGACTGCTGTCGGCTCAGAAGCTCACGGCCGCCCTGATTGTCCTGCACACTGGTGAGAGGGCTCCCTGGGAGGGCGTGGATGATGGTGGGAGAGGAGCCCCACTGTGGAAGTCTGACCCCCACATCGCCCCACTTTCCCCAGTCTTCATTTCCATCACCCATGTGCATCGCACCAAGCCCCTGTGGAGAAAGAGCCCCTTGACCAACCTCTGGTGGGCCGTGACAGTGCCTGTGGT GCTGCTGGGTCAGGTGGTCCAGACGGCTGTGGACCTGCAGCTGTGGACACACAGGGACAGCCACGTCCACTTTGGCCTGGAGGACGTGCCCCTGCTGACATGGCTCCTGGGCTGCCTGTCCCTGGTCCTTGTGGTGGTGACCAATGAGATCGTGAAGCTACATGAGATTCG GGTCCGAGTCCGCTACCAGAAGCGACAGAAGCTGCAGTTTGAAACTAAGCTGGGCATGAACTCTCCCTTCTGA
- the TMEM94 gene encoding transmembrane protein 94 isoform X43 encodes MALSRPVTALDNERFTVQSVMLHYAVPVVLAGFLITNALRFIFSAPGVTSWQYTLLQLQVNGVLPILPLLFPVLWVLATACGEARVLAQMSKASPSSLLAKFSEDTLSSYTEAVSSQEMLRCIWGHFLRVLGGTSPTLSHSSSLLHSLGSVTVLCCVDKQGILSWPNPSPETVLFFSGKVEPPHSSHEDLTDGLSTRSFCHPEVEEEPHERDALLAGSLNNTLHLSNEQERGDWPGEAPKPPEPYSHHKAHGRSKHPSGSNVSFSRDTEGGEEEPSKTQPGMESDPYEAEDFVCDYHLEMLSLSQDQQNPSCIQFDDSNWQLHLTSLKPLGLNVLLNLCDASVTERLCRFSDHLCNIALQESHSAVLPVHVPWGLCELARLIGFTPGAKELFKQENHLALYRLPSAETMKETSLGRLSCVTKRRPPLSHMISLFIKDTTTSTEQMLSHGTADVVLEACTDFWDGADIYPLSGSDRKKVLDFYQRACLSGYCSAFAYKPMNCALSSQLNGKCIELVQVPGQSSIFTMCELPSTIPIKQNARRSSWSSDEGIGEVLEKEDCMQALSGQIFMGMVSSQYQARLDIVRLIDGLVNACIRFVYFSLEDELKSKVFAEKMGLETGWNCHISLTPNGDMPGSEIPPSSPSHAGSLHDDLNQVSRDDAEGLLLMEEEGHSDLISFQPTDSDIPSFLEDSNRAKLPRGIHQVRPHLQNIDNVPLLVPLFTDCTPETMCEMIKIMQEYGEVTCCLGSSANLRNSCLFLQSDISIALDPLYPSRCSWETFGYATSTSMAQASDGLSPLQLSGQLNSLPCSLTFRQEETISIIRLIEQARHATYGIRKCFLFLLQCQLTLVVIQFLSCLVQLPPLLSTTDILWLSCFCYPLLSISLLGKPPHSSIMSMATGKNLQSIPKKTQHYFLLCFLLKFSLTISSCLICFGFTLQSFCDSSRDRNLTNCSSVMLPSNDDRAPAWFEDFANGLLSAQKLTAALIVLHTVFISITHVHRTKPLWRKSPLTNLWWAVTVPVVLLGQVVQTAVDLQLWTHRDSHVHFGLEDVPLLTWLLGCLSLVLVVVTNEIVKLHEIRVRVRYQKRQKLQFETKLGMNSPF; translated from the exons ATGGCCCTGTCCCGACCAGTCACTGCCCTGGACAATGAGCGGTTCACAGTGCAGTCGGTGATGCTACACTATGCTGTGCCCGTGGTCCTG GCCGGCTTCCTCATCACCAATGCCCTGCGCTTCATCTTCAGTGCCCCGGGGGTCACTTCCTGGCAGTACACCCTCCTCCAGCTCCAG GTGAATGGCGTCCTGCCCATCCTCCCCCTGCTCTTTCCAGTCCTCTGGGTTCTGGCAACTGCCTGTGGAGAGGCCCGTGTCCTGGCCCAGATGAGcaaggcctcacccagctccctg CTGGCTAAGTTCTCAGAGGATACTCTCAGCAGCTATACGGAGGCTGTCTCCTCTCAG GAAATGCTGCGCTGCATTTGGGGCCACTTCCTGAGGGTGCTCGGGGGGACATCGCCAACGCTGAGCCACAGTTCCAGCCTGCTGCACAGCCTGGGCTCTGTCACG GTCCTGTGCTGTGTGGACAAACAGGGGATCCTGTCATGGCCAAATCCCAGCCCAGAGACTGTACTGTTCTTCAGCGGGAAGGTGGAGCCCCCTCACAGCAGCCACGAGGACCTCACCGATGGCCTATCCACCCGCTCCTTCTGCCATCCCGAGGTAGAGGAGGAG CCCCATGAACGAGACGCCCTCCTGGCTGGCTCCCTGAACAACACCCTGCACCTTTCCAATGAGCAGGAGCGTGGCGACTGGCCTGGCGAGGCTCCCAAGCCCCCCGAGCCCTATTCACACCACAAAGCGCATGGCCGCAGCAAACACCCATCTGGCTCCAACGTGAGCTTCAGCAGGGACACCGAGGGTGGTGAAGAAGAGCCCAGCAAG ACCCAGCCTGGGATGGAGAGCGACCCCTACGAAGCAGAGGACTTTGTGTGTGACTACCACCTGGAGATGCTGAGCCTGTCCCAGGACCAGCAGAACCCCTCCTGCATCCAGTTTGATGACTCCAACTGGCAGCTGCACCTCACCTCCCTCAAACCCCTGGGCCTCAATGTGCTGCTGAACCTGTGTGATGCCAGCGTCACCGAGCGCCTGTGCCGATTCTCCGACCACCTGTGCAACATCGCCCTGCAAGAGAGCCACAGCGCCGTGCTGCCCGTCCATGTGCCCTGGGGCCTCTGCGAGCTTGCCCGCCTCATTG GCTTCACTCCTGGGGCCAAGGAGCTTTTCAAGCAGGAGAACCATCTGGCGCTGTACCGCCTCCCCAGTGCCGAGACAATGAAGGAGACATCGCTGGGGCGGCTCTCCTGTGTCACCAAGCGGCGGCCTCCCCTCAGCCACATGATCAGCCTCTTCATTAAAGACACCACCACCA GCACAGAGCAGATGCTGTCCCATGGCACCGCTGATGTGGTCTTAGAGGCCTGCACAGACTTCTGGGACGGAGCTGACATCTACCCTCTCTCGGGATCTGACAG AAAGAAAGTGCTCGACTTCTACCAGCGAGCCTGCCTGTCTGGGTATTGCTCTGCCTTCGCCTACAAGCCCATGAACTGCGCCCTGTCCTCTCAGCTCAACGGCAAGTGCATCGAGCTGGTACAGGTGCCCGGCCAAAGCAGCATCTTCACCATGTGCGAGCTGCCCAGCACCATCCCCATCAAGCAGAACGCCCGCCGCAGCAGCTGGAGCTCTGACG AAGGGATCGGGGAGGTGCTGGAGAAGGAAGACTGCATGCAGGCCCTGAGCGGCCAGATCTTCATGGGCATGGTGTCCTCCCAGTACCAGGCCCGGCTGGACATCGTGCGCCTCATTGATGGGCTTGTCAACGCCTGCATCCGCTTTGTCTACTTCTCTTTGGAGGATGAGCTCAAAAGCAAG GTGTTTGCAGAAAAAATGGGCCTGGAGACAGGCTGGAACTGCCACATCTCCCTCACACCCAATGGTGACATGCCTGGCTCCGAGATCcccccctccagccccagccacgCAGGCTCCCTGCATGATGACCTGAATCAGG TGTCCCGAGATGATGCAGAAGGGCTCCTCCTCATGGAGGAGGAGGGCCACTCGGACCTCATCAGCTTCCAGCCTACGGACAGCGACATCCCCAGCTTCCTGGAGGACTCCAACCGG GCCAAGCTGCCCCGGGGTATCCACCAAGTGCGGCCCCACCTGCAGAACATTGACAACGTGCCCCTGCTAGTGCCCCTTTTCACCGACTGCACCCCAGAGA CCATGTGTGAGATGATAAAGATCATGCAAGAGTACGGGGAGGTGACCTGCTGCCTGGGCAGCTCTGCCAACCTGCGGAACAGCTGCCTCTTCCTCCAGAGCGACATCAG CATTGCCCTGGATCCCCTGTACCCATCCCGTTGCTCCTGGGAGACCTTTGGCTACGCCACCAGCACCAGCATGGCCCAGGCCTCGGATGGCCTTTCTCCCCTGCAGCTGTCAGGGCAGCTCAACAGCCTGCCCTGTTCCCTGACCTTTCGCCAGGAGGAGACCATCAGCATCATCCGGCTTATCGAACAG GCTCGGCATGCCACCTATGGCATCCGTAAGTGCTTCCTCTTCCTGCTGCAGTGCCAGCTGACTCTTGTGGTCATCCAG TTCCTTTCTTGCCTGGTCCAGCTGCCGCCACTCCTGAGTACCACCGACATCCTGTGGCTGTCCTGCTTTTGCTACCCTCTGCTCAG CATCTCTCTGCTGGGGAAGCCCCCCCATAGCTCCATCATGTCTATGGCAACGGGGAAAAACCTCCAGTCCATTCCCAAGAAG ACCCAGCACTACTTCCTGCTCTGCTTCCTGCTCAAGTTCAGCCTCACCATCAGCTCCTGCCTCATCTGCTTTGGCTTCACACTGCAGAGCTTCTGTGACAGCTCCCGGGACCGCAACCTCACCAACTGCTCCTCCGTCATGCTGCCCAG CAACGACGACAGGGCTCCAGCCTGGTTTGAGGACTTTGCCAATGGACTGCTGTCGGCTCAGAAGCTCACGGCCGCCCTGATTGTCCTGCACACTG TCTTCATTTCCATCACCCATGTGCATCGCACCAAGCCCCTGTGGAGAAAGAGCCCCTTGACCAACCTCTGGTGGGCCGTGACAGTGCCTGTGGT GCTGCTGGGTCAGGTGGTCCAGACGGCTGTGGACCTGCAGCTGTGGACACACAGGGACAGCCACGTCCACTTTGGCCTGGAGGACGTGCCCCTGCTGACATGGCTCCTGGGCTGCCTGTCCCTGGTCCTTGTGGTGGTGACCAATGAGATCGTGAAGCTACATGAGATTCG GGTCCGAGTCCGCTACCAGAAGCGACAGAAGCTGCAGTTTGAAACTAAGCTGGGCATGAACTCTCCCTTCTGA
- the TMEM94 gene encoding transmembrane protein 94 isoform X44 — MALSRPVTALDNERFTVQSVMLHYAVPVVLAGFLITNALRFIFSAPGVTSWQYTLLQLQVNGVLPILPLLFPVLWVLATACGEARVLAQMSKASPSSLLAKFSEDTLSSYTEAVSSQEMLRCIWGHFLRVLGGTSPTLSHSSSLLHSLGSVTVLCCVDKQGILSWPNPSPETVLFFSGKVEPPHSSHEDLTDGLSTRSFCHPEPHERDALLAGSLNNTLHLSNEQERGDWPGEAPKPPEPYSHHKAHGRSKHPSGSNVSFSRDTEGGEEEPSKTQPGMESDPYEAEDFVCDYHLEMLSLSQDQQNPSCIQFDDSNWQLHLTSLKPLGLNVLLNLCDASVTERLCRFSDHLCNIALQESHSAVLPVHVPWGLCELARLIGFTPGAKELFKQENHLALYRLPSAETMKETSLGRLSCVTKRRPPLSHMISLFIKDTTTSTEQMLSHGTADVVLEACTDFWDGADIYPLSGSDRKKVLDFYQRACLSGYCSAFAYKPMNCALSSQLNGKCIELVQVPGQSSIFTMCELPSTIPIKQNARRSSWSSDEGIGEVLEKEDCMQALSGQIFMGMVSSQYQARLDIVRLIDGLVNACIRFVYFSLEDELKSKVFAEKMGLETGWNCHISLTPNGDMPGSEIPPSSPSHAGSLHDDLNQVSRDDAEGLLLMEEEGHSDLISFQPTDSDIPSFLEDSNRAKLPRGIHQVRPHLQNIDNVPLLVPLFTDCTPETMCEMIKIMQEYGEVTCCLGSSANLRNSCLFLQSDISIALDPLYPSRCSWETFGYATSTSMAQASDGLSPLQLSGQLNSLPCSLTFRQEETISIIRLIEQARHATYGIRKCFLFLLQCQLTLVVIQFLSCLVQLPPLLSTTDILWLSCFCYPLLSISLLGKPPHSSIMSMATGKNLQSIPKKTQHYFLLCFLLKFSLTISSCLICFGFTLQSFCDSSRDRNLTNCSSVMLPSNDDRAPAWFEDFANGLLSAQKLTAALIVLHTVFISITHVHRTKPLWRKSPLTNLWWAVTVPVVLLGQVVQTAVDLQLWTHRDSHVHFGLEDVPLLTWLLGCLSLVLVVVTNEIVKLHEIRVRVRYQKRQKLQFETKLGMNSPF, encoded by the exons ATGGCCCTGTCCCGACCAGTCACTGCCCTGGACAATGAGCGGTTCACAGTGCAGTCGGTGATGCTACACTATGCTGTGCCCGTGGTCCTG GCCGGCTTCCTCATCACCAATGCCCTGCGCTTCATCTTCAGTGCCCCGGGGGTCACTTCCTGGCAGTACACCCTCCTCCAGCTCCAG GTGAATGGCGTCCTGCCCATCCTCCCCCTGCTCTTTCCAGTCCTCTGGGTTCTGGCAACTGCCTGTGGAGAGGCCCGTGTCCTGGCCCAGATGAGcaaggcctcacccagctccctg CTGGCTAAGTTCTCAGAGGATACTCTCAGCAGCTATACGGAGGCTGTCTCCTCTCAG GAAATGCTGCGCTGCATTTGGGGCCACTTCCTGAGGGTGCTCGGGGGGACATCGCCAACGCTGAGCCACAGTTCCAGCCTGCTGCACAGCCTGGGCTCTGTCACG GTCCTGTGCTGTGTGGACAAACAGGGGATCCTGTCATGGCCAAATCCCAGCCCAGAGACTGTACTGTTCTTCAGCGGGAAGGTGGAGCCCCCTCACAGCAGCCACGAGGACCTCACCGATGGCCTATCCACCCGCTCCTTCTGCCATCCCGAG CCCCATGAACGAGACGCCCTCCTGGCTGGCTCCCTGAACAACACCCTGCACCTTTCCAATGAGCAGGAGCGTGGCGACTGGCCTGGCGAGGCTCCCAAGCCCCCCGAGCCCTATTCACACCACAAAGCGCATGGCCGCAGCAAACACCCATCTGGCTCCAACGTGAGCTTCAGCAGGGACACCGAGGGTGGTGAAGAAGAGCCCAGCAAG ACCCAGCCTGGGATGGAGAGCGACCCCTACGAAGCAGAGGACTTTGTGTGTGACTACCACCTGGAGATGCTGAGCCTGTCCCAGGACCAGCAGAACCCCTCCTGCATCCAGTTTGATGACTCCAACTGGCAGCTGCACCTCACCTCCCTCAAACCCCTGGGCCTCAATGTGCTGCTGAACCTGTGTGATGCCAGCGTCACCGAGCGCCTGTGCCGATTCTCCGACCACCTGTGCAACATCGCCCTGCAAGAGAGCCACAGCGCCGTGCTGCCCGTCCATGTGCCCTGGGGCCTCTGCGAGCTTGCCCGCCTCATTG GCTTCACTCCTGGGGCCAAGGAGCTTTTCAAGCAGGAGAACCATCTGGCGCTGTACCGCCTCCCCAGTGCCGAGACAATGAAGGAGACATCGCTGGGGCGGCTCTCCTGTGTCACCAAGCGGCGGCCTCCCCTCAGCCACATGATCAGCCTCTTCATTAAAGACACCACCACCA GCACAGAGCAGATGCTGTCCCATGGCACCGCTGATGTGGTCTTAGAGGCCTGCACAGACTTCTGGGACGGAGCTGACATCTACCCTCTCTCGGGATCTGACAG AAAGAAAGTGCTCGACTTCTACCAGCGAGCCTGCCTGTCTGGGTATTGCTCTGCCTTCGCCTACAAGCCCATGAACTGCGCCCTGTCCTCTCAGCTCAACGGCAAGTGCATCGAGCTGGTACAGGTGCCCGGCCAAAGCAGCATCTTCACCATGTGCGAGCTGCCCAGCACCATCCCCATCAAGCAGAACGCCCGCCGCAGCAGCTGGAGCTCTGACG AAGGGATCGGGGAGGTGCTGGAGAAGGAAGACTGCATGCAGGCCCTGAGCGGCCAGATCTTCATGGGCATGGTGTCCTCCCAGTACCAGGCCCGGCTGGACATCGTGCGCCTCATTGATGGGCTTGTCAACGCCTGCATCCGCTTTGTCTACTTCTCTTTGGAGGATGAGCTCAAAAGCAAG GTGTTTGCAGAAAAAATGGGCCTGGAGACAGGCTGGAACTGCCACATCTCCCTCACACCCAATGGTGACATGCCTGGCTCCGAGATCcccccctccagccccagccacgCAGGCTCCCTGCATGATGACCTGAATCAGG TGTCCCGAGATGATGCAGAAGGGCTCCTCCTCATGGAGGAGGAGGGCCACTCGGACCTCATCAGCTTCCAGCCTACGGACAGCGACATCCCCAGCTTCCTGGAGGACTCCAACCGG GCCAAGCTGCCCCGGGGTATCCACCAAGTGCGGCCCCACCTGCAGAACATTGACAACGTGCCCCTGCTAGTGCCCCTTTTCACCGACTGCACCCCAGAGA CCATGTGTGAGATGATAAAGATCATGCAAGAGTACGGGGAGGTGACCTGCTGCCTGGGCAGCTCTGCCAACCTGCGGAACAGCTGCCTCTTCCTCCAGAGCGACATCAG CATTGCCCTGGATCCCCTGTACCCATCCCGTTGCTCCTGGGAGACCTTTGGCTACGCCACCAGCACCAGCATGGCCCAGGCCTCGGATGGCCTTTCTCCCCTGCAGCTGTCAGGGCAGCTCAACAGCCTGCCCTGTTCCCTGACCTTTCGCCAGGAGGAGACCATCAGCATCATCCGGCTTATCGAACAG GCTCGGCATGCCACCTATGGCATCCGTAAGTGCTTCCTCTTCCTGCTGCAGTGCCAGCTGACTCTTGTGGTCATCCAG TTCCTTTCTTGCCTGGTCCAGCTGCCGCCACTCCTGAGTACCACCGACATCCTGTGGCTGTCCTGCTTTTGCTACCCTCTGCTCAG CATCTCTCTGCTGGGGAAGCCCCCCCATAGCTCCATCATGTCTATGGCAACGGGGAAAAACCTCCAGTCCATTCCCAAGAAG ACCCAGCACTACTTCCTGCTCTGCTTCCTGCTCAAGTTCAGCCTCACCATCAGCTCCTGCCTCATCTGCTTTGGCTTCACACTGCAGAGCTTCTGTGACAGCTCCCGGGACCGCAACCTCACCAACTGCTCCTCCGTCATGCTGCCCAG CAACGACGACAGGGCTCCAGCCTGGTTTGAGGACTTTGCCAATGGACTGCTGTCGGCTCAGAAGCTCACGGCCGCCCTGATTGTCCTGCACACTG TCTTCATTTCCATCACCCATGTGCATCGCACCAAGCCCCTGTGGAGAAAGAGCCCCTTGACCAACCTCTGGTGGGCCGTGACAGTGCCTGTGGT GCTGCTGGGTCAGGTGGTCCAGACGGCTGTGGACCTGCAGCTGTGGACACACAGGGACAGCCACGTCCACTTTGGCCTGGAGGACGTGCCCCTGCTGACATGGCTCCTGGGCTGCCTGTCCCTGGTCCTTGTGGTGGTGACCAATGAGATCGTGAAGCTACATGAGATTCG GGTCCGAGTCCGCTACCAGAAGCGACAGAAGCTGCAGTTTGAAACTAAGCTGGGCATGAACTCTCCCTTCTGA